A DNA window from Impatiens glandulifera chromosome 7, dImpGla2.1, whole genome shotgun sequence contains the following coding sequences:
- the LOC124945862 gene encoding serine/threonine-protein kinase WAG1-like gives MEEDYDNNSDLDFSFTSTTSDRTLTSSSARSSLTRTSLNLSFNESLLSTTNNNLHRRRSRDSDPHWSAIKAATTISSNGNLNLNHLKLLRKLGTGNLGRVFLCRLRDNDHTNFALKVVDREFLSSKKLSNIKTEAEILSMLDHPFLPTLYAHLEISHYTCLLIDYCPNGDLHALLRKQPEYRLPLAAVRFYAAEVLVALEYLHSLGIVYRDLKPENILLREDGHIMLSDFDLCFRSDVYPRLETRRRRRRHRKSCFLQDDNEGMELVRKFVAEPTTAYSRSCVGTHEYLAPELVSGNGHGSGVDWWAFGIFLYELLHGTTPFKGGSKEGTLRNIASSRGVRFVSNGEDVGLMAVRDLIERLLVKDPRRRLGFNGGASDIKCHPFFNGVKWALIRMYKPPEVRGITVAKRGGAAAPVKRRRWYLWKGLSFLMRKKNKYNLMNGNNKYYKSVC, from the coding sequence atggaaGAAGACTACGATAACAATTCCGACCTAGATTTCAGTTTCACCAGCACCACCTCCGACCGAACCTTAACTTCCTCCAGCGCTCGCAGCAGTCTAACCCGTACAAGTCTAAATCTCAGCTTCAACGAATCCCTCCTTTCCACCACCAATAATAATCTCCACCGCCGCCGATCTCGCGATTCCGATCCACACTGGTCGGCAATCAAAGCAGCCACCACAATCTCCTCAAACGGAAACCTAAATCTTAATCATCTCAAACTATTACGTAAACTAGGAACAGGAAACCTCGGTCGCGTTTTCCTCTGTCGCCTCCGCGATAACGATCACACAAACTTCGCTCTAAAAGTCGTCGATCGCGAGTTTCTTTCATCTAAAAAACTTTCAAATATCAAAACGGAAGCTGAAATCCTCTCCATGCTCGACCACCCTTTTCTCCCTACACTCTACGCTCATCTCGAAATCTCACACTACACTTGTCTTTTAATAGATTACTGCCCAAACGGGGATCTCCACGCCCTCCTCCGTAAACAACCGGAATACCGCTTACCACTCGCCGCCGTCAGATTCTACGCCGCCGAAGTATTGGTAGCGTTAGAATATCTACATTCACTAGGAATCGTTTATCGCGATTTGAAACCGGAAAACATTCTTCTCCGAGAAGATGGTCATATAATGTTATCAGATTTCGATCTCTGTTTCAGATCCGACGTCTACCCAAGACTTGAAACCCGTCGTCGGCGACGACGGCATCGGAAAAGTTGCTTCTTACAAGATGACAATGAGGGTATGGAGTTAGTTAGGAAATTCGTGGCGGAACCGACGACGGCGTATTCACGATCATGCGTCGGTACCCATGAATATTTAGCGCCGGAATTAGTCTCCGGCAATGGCCATGGTAGCGGGGTTGATTGGTGGGCGTTTGGGATTTTCTTATACGAACTTCTGCATGGAACGACGCCGTTTAAGGGTGGAAGTAAAGAAGGAACTTTGAGAAATATAGCGTCGAGTAGAGGTGTTAGGTTTGTTTCTAATGGAGAAGATGTAGGACTGATGGCGGTTAGAGATTTGATCGAACGGTTATTAGTTAAGGATCCGAGGAGAAGGTTGGGATTTAATGGAGGTGCTAGTGATATAAAATGTCACCCTTTTTTTAACGGAGTTAAGTGGGCGTTAATTCGGATGTATAAACCGCCGGAGGTGCGGGGAATTACGGTTGCGAAGAGAGGTGGGGCGGCGGCGCCGGTGAAGAGAAGGCGGTGGTATTTATGGAAAGGATTGAGTTTTCTTATGAGGAAGAAGAACAAGTATAATTTGATGAATGGGAATAACAAATACTATAAAAGTGTTTGTTGa
- the LOC124945559 gene encoding splicing factor YJU2, which produces MGERKVLNKYYPPDFDPAKIPRRRQLKNQQMKVRMMLPMSIRCNTCGNYIYKGTKFNSRKEDCVGETYLGIQMFRFYFKCTKCSAELTIKTDPQNSDYIVESGAARNFEPWRKEDEELDNVKKKRDAEEVGDAMKSLENRTLDSKREMDILAALDEVKSMKSRQATVSVDAMLAVLQKSRDENERKIEEEDEALIKSIFHGKREIFYRIDDDALFDEDDDDDEDSPLVNEETSSHDFKKRKFVSDNPTDQLTSTNNPDNTASKGQLIFFLASF; this is translated from the exons ATGGGAGAAAGAAAGGTCCTGAACAAGTACTATCCGCCGGATTTCGATCCGGCAAAGATTCCACGGCGCCGCCAGCTAAAGAATCAGCAGATGAAAGTGCGGATGATGCTTCCGATGAGCATTCGATGTAACACTTGtggaaattatatatacaaGGGAACCAAATTCAACTCCAGAAAAGAAGACTGCGTCGGCGAG ACATACTTGGGAATCCAAATGTTCAGGTTCTACTTCAAGTGTACCAAGTGTTCTGCTGAGTTAACTATAAAGACCGACCCACAAAATTCAGATTATATCGTTGAGTCGGGTGCAGCTCGTAATTTCGAACCTTGGCGTAAAGAAGATGAG GAACTGGACAATGTAAAGAAAAAAAGGGACGCGGAAGAAGTAGGTGACGCAATGAAATCCTTAGAGAACCGAACGCTGGATTCAAAAAGAGAGATGGACATTCTTGCAGCTCTTGATGAAGTGAAGTCCATGAAG TCCAGACAAGCCACTGTCAGTGTAGATGCCATGCTTGCTGTTTTGCAGAAATCGAGAGATGAAAAT GAGAGgaagatagaagaagaagatgaagctCTCATAAAGTCAATATTTCAT gGAAAAAGAGAGATTTTTTATAGGATTGACGACGATGCCCTTTTCGATGaagatgatgacgacgatgaagATTCGCCACTTGTTAACGAAGAAACCAGCAGCCATGATTTTAAG AAGAGAAAATTTGTTAGTGATAATCCAACAGATCAATTGACTAGCACCAACAACCCTGATAATACTGCAAGCAAAGGtcagttgattttttttctcgCTAGTTTCTAG
- the LOC124944815 gene encoding glycolate oxidase 1-like gives MEITNVTEYQALAKQKLPKMAYDYYASGAEDEWTLNENRSAFSKILFRPRILIDVSKIDMSTTVLGYKISMPIMIAPTAFQKMAHPEGEYATARAASAAGTAMTLSSWATSSVEEVASTGPGLRFFQLYVYKDRNVVAQLVRRAEKAGFKAIALTVDTPILGRREADIKNRFTLPPFLTLKNFEGLNLGKMDKANDSGLASYVAGQIDRTLSWKDVKWLQTITSLPILVKGVLTAEDARIAVQSGAAGIIVSNHGARQLDYVPSTIMALEEVVKAAQGRIPVFLDGGVRRGTDVFKALALGASGIFIGRPVVFSLAVNGEAGVSNVLKMLRDEFELTMALSGCRSLKEITRDHISTEWDVPKPRL, from the exons ATGGAGATCACTAACGTGACCGAGTATCAAGCTCTCGCCAAGCAGAAACTGCCGAAAATGGCGTACGACTACTATGCATCCGGCGCGGAAGATGAATGGACTCTGAACGAGAACAGATCTGCTTTTTCCAAAATCCT GTTTCGTCCACGTATTCTTATTGATGTAAGTAAGATAGACATGTCTACTACTGTTTTGGGATACAAGATATCCATGCCTATCATGATTGCTCCAACTGCCTTTCAAAAGATGGCTCATCCTGAAG GAGAATATGCAACAGCTAGGGCTGCTTCTGCTGCTGGAACTGCTATG ACATTGTCTTCATGGGCCACTTCAAGCGTTGAAGAAGTCGCTTCTACTGGACCTGGATTGAGATTTTTTCAACTCTAT GTGTATAAAGACAGGAATGTGGTTGCCCAGCTTGTGAGAAGAGCTGAAAAGGCTGGCTTCAAAGCTATAGCCCTCACTGTTGACACTCCAATACTTGGCCGCAGAGAGGCTGACATCAAGAACAg ATTCACTTTACCTCCATTCTTGACATTGAAAAATTTCGAAGGTCTCAACCTTGGAAAGATGGATAAA GCTAATGACTCTGGATTAGCTTCATATGTTGCTGGTCAAATCGACCGAACTCTGAGCTGGAAGGATGTGAAGTGGCTTCAGACAATTACCTCACTTCCTATTCTAGTGAAGGGCGTTCTTACAGCTGAGGATG CAAGGATTGCTGTACAAAGTGGTGCAGCGGGTATCATTGTGTCTAACCATGGTGCTCGCCAACTCGATTACGTGCCTTCCACTATCATGGCTCTAGAAGAA GTAGTGAAAGCCGCTCAGGGACGTATTCCTGTGTTCTTGGACGGTGGAGTGCGTCGTGGAACCGATGTTTTCAAAGCCCTGGCTCTTGGAGCGTCTGGCATATTT ATTGGAAGGCCAGTTGTGTTCTCATTGGCGGTTAATGGAGAAGCTGGTGTTAGTAACGTGCTGAAGATGCTGAGGGATGAATTTGAATTGACCATGGCTTTAAGTGGGTGTCGTTCGCTCAAAGAAATCACTCGCGACCATATTAGCACTGAGTGGGACGTTCCTAAACCGAGGTTATGA